One region of Niallia sp. Man26 genomic DNA includes:
- a CDS encoding histidine kinase N-terminal 7TM domain-containing protein has translation MMDQIILTYIVIMTVGGVLQLVLAFIGYTNRHVFAGTRTFAWLSLFSAIYAFGHALELTSSTGKGIMFWVVFQYLGMPFSAPATLILVLQYIGLDKHLNRKTLLLYYLIPVLTFLFIVTNDFHHLFYKQVNFVQSHGALLLDMTVGQWYVVHGSYTFGTLFAGANILIWYWIKSKTKHWKQVLTLLIGILLPITTSLLYLLGLTPYGIDPVPIVMGITGLLYLWAIMSTHMLTVAPVAKDYLFESMRDAVIVLDLSGKIVEFNPLASLLFPSLKNGKQIDDIMEDRDRLLAFGDRIINDDTVYEMEWKDSGKYYQVRISPIHKRNHILVGTAIVIIDITELKVVQKQLRELAYKDGLTKIYNRTFFMEKSKEVISRDRGAQDYTSLLLFDVDHFKGINDTFGHFAGDDALRHIVSVTQGLLKEDMLFGRYGGEEFIVLLPGYSLESAAEIGHSIRSCLENSSFYSKAEKIAITASFGVAATENISHPEAALSELVEKADVALYEAKRNGRNRVYVGINSEYEEYSFISH, from the coding sequence ATGATGGACCAAATCATATTAACATATATTGTCATAATGACGGTTGGTGGGGTTTTACAGCTTGTATTGGCATTTATAGGCTATACCAATAGACATGTTTTTGCGGGAACTAGAACGTTTGCGTGGCTTTCGTTATTTTCAGCCATCTATGCATTCGGACATGCGCTCGAGCTTACGAGCAGTACAGGAAAAGGGATTATGTTTTGGGTTGTGTTTCAATACTTAGGAATGCCGTTTTCTGCTCCAGCGACCTTGATTCTTGTTTTGCAGTACATAGGCTTGGATAAGCATTTGAACAGAAAAACCTTGCTCTTGTATTATCTCATCCCTGTGCTCACCTTTCTTTTTATCGTAACAAATGATTTTCACCATTTATTTTATAAACAAGTTAATTTTGTGCAAAGTCATGGTGCTTTACTGTTAGATATGACAGTAGGCCAATGGTATGTAGTTCATGGAAGCTACACATTTGGCACTTTGTTTGCCGGAGCTAATATTTTAATTTGGTATTGGATTAAGTCGAAGACAAAGCATTGGAAACAGGTACTAACACTTTTAATCGGCATTTTATTGCCAATTACAACATCATTGCTCTACTTATTAGGATTAACACCATATGGCATTGATCCTGTACCGATTGTGATGGGTATCACAGGCTTGTTGTATCTATGGGCGATTATGTCTACACATATGCTGACAGTGGCTCCTGTTGCAAAAGATTATTTATTTGAAAGCATGAGGGACGCAGTCATTGTTCTTGATTTGTCTGGAAAAATAGTTGAATTCAATCCGCTTGCTTCCCTGCTGTTTCCTTCCTTGAAGAATGGAAAACAAATTGATGATATAATGGAAGACAGAGACCGACTTTTAGCATTTGGCGACAGAATAATAAATGATGATACTGTATATGAGATGGAATGGAAAGACAGTGGGAAATACTATCAAGTAAGGATATCGCCGATTCACAAACGAAATCATATTCTTGTGGGAACAGCGATTGTTATTATAGATATTACAGAACTAAAAGTAGTGCAGAAACAGCTGCGAGAATTGGCCTATAAAGATGGCCTTACAAAAATATATAACCGCACCTTTTTTATGGAGAAATCCAAGGAAGTGATAAGTCGGGACAGAGGTGCACAGGATTATACATCATTGCTGCTTTTTGATGTAGATCATTTCAAAGGAATCAATGATACTTTTGGACATTTTGCTGGTGATGATGCGTTACGGCATATTGTGTCTGTCACACAAGGCCTGCTAAAAGAAGACATGCTATTCGGAAGATATGGGGGAGAAGAGTTTATTGTGCTACTCCCTGGATATTCCCTTGAATCAGCAGCTGAAATAGGCCATTCAATCAGAAGTTGCCTTGAAAATTCGAGTTTTTACTCTAAAGCAGAAAAGATTGCTATTACAGCAAGCTTTGGAGTTGCAGCAACGGAGAACATCTCTCATCCGGAGGCTGCTTTAAGCGAGCTTGTTGAAAAGGCTGATGTTGCTCTGTATGAAGCAAAAAGGAATGGCAGAAACAGAGTATATGTCGGGATTAATAGTGAATATGAGGAATACAGCTTTATATCGCATTAA
- a CDS encoding ABC transporter ATP-binding protein encodes MNILSAKDVKIGYDDKIIVEQLSLEIETGKITTIIGPNGCGKSTILKALARLNKVKAGAVYLDGEAIQKIPTKKIAKKMAVLPQSPDAPSGLTTYDLVSYGRSPHQVGFGRLGEKDKEIIDWALEVTGLTEWKYQEVDTLSGGQRQRAWIAMAIAQETELLLLDEPTTYLDMAHQLEVLQLLKKLNEEEKRTIVMVIHDLNHASRFSDKMIAMKKGKLRKEGTPNEVMTAEVLKDVFQVDAEIVTDPRTNKPACLSYDLLGAEMRNTGVLSRG; translated from the coding sequence ATGAATATCCTTTCAGCGAAAGATGTGAAAATAGGTTATGATGATAAAATCATTGTCGAGCAGCTGAGCCTGGAAATTGAAACAGGTAAAATTACAACCATCATCGGACCGAATGGATGCGGAAAGTCAACGATATTAAAAGCGCTGGCTAGACTAAATAAGGTGAAGGCTGGAGCTGTTTACTTAGATGGTGAGGCTATTCAAAAGATTCCAACCAAAAAAATCGCTAAAAAGATGGCGGTTTTGCCCCAATCTCCAGATGCCCCAAGCGGATTAACGACTTATGACCTCGTTTCCTATGGACGATCTCCTCACCAAGTGGGATTTGGTCGGTTAGGGGAAAAAGATAAAGAAATAATTGATTGGGCACTTGAAGTGACAGGTCTAACTGAATGGAAGTATCAAGAGGTAGATACGTTATCAGGCGGTCAAAGACAAAGAGCGTGGATTGCAATGGCAATTGCCCAAGAAACAGAACTGCTTCTATTGGATGAGCCGACGACCTATCTTGATATGGCACATCAGCTTGAGGTGCTGCAATTGCTTAAAAAGCTCAATGAAGAGGAAAAGAGAACAATTGTAATGGTCATACATGATCTTAATCATGCTTCCCGTTTTTCTGATAAAATGATTGCCATGAAAAAAGGAAAGCTGAGAAAAGAAGGCACCCCGAATGAAGTCATGACAGCAGAAGTTTTAAAGGATGTCTTTCAAGTGGATGCAGAAATTGTTACAGATCCAAGGACAAATAAGCCGGCCTGTTTATCCTATGATTTGCTTGGTGCAGAAATGAGAAATACAGGGGTGCTGTCCCGAGGGTGA
- the murB gene encoding UDP-N-acetylmuramate dehydrogenase yields MKNYDVKEKFLQIMTEDEVKIDEPLSQYTYTKIGGKADYLLFPTTFEQLQNAYKVALEAGIPITILGNGSNVLIKDGGIRGVVFNLTKLVTIRLEGDKVFAESGAALIDTSRFALEHSLTGLEFACGIPGSIGGALYMNAGAYGGEIADVLESATVLTSAGEIISVRKEDLDLGYRTSNIAKNHYVVLEAVFKLQPGKQEEIKAKMDELTFLRESKQPLEYPSCGSVFKRPPGYFAGKLIQDSNLQGTKIGGAQVSTKHAGFIVNVDNATADDYISLIKHVQKTVKENYDVNLETEVRIIGEDK; encoded by the coding sequence ATGAAAAATTATGATGTAAAAGAAAAGTTCTTACAGATAATGACAGAAGATGAAGTTAAGATAGATGAGCCGCTAAGTCAATATACGTATACAAAAATAGGAGGGAAGGCAGATTACCTGCTTTTTCCGACTACGTTTGAACAACTACAGAATGCTTATAAAGTAGCATTAGAGGCTGGAATTCCCATCACGATTTTAGGGAATGGATCTAATGTCCTTATAAAGGATGGAGGAATTCGTGGTGTTGTGTTCAACTTGACGAAGCTTGTGACCATTCGGCTTGAAGGAGATAAAGTATTTGCTGAGAGCGGAGCAGCACTTATCGATACTTCCCGATTCGCGCTTGAGCATTCCTTAACTGGTCTTGAATTTGCTTGTGGAATTCCAGGCTCTATCGGCGGTGCGCTCTATATGAATGCAGGGGCTTACGGCGGTGAGATTGCAGATGTATTAGAGAGTGCAACTGTTCTGACTAGTGCCGGGGAAATCATCTCAGTACGTAAAGAGGATTTGGATTTAGGTTACCGCACAAGCAATATTGCCAAGAACCATTATGTTGTCTTAGAAGCGGTTTTTAAACTGCAACCAGGTAAACAGGAAGAAATTAAGGCGAAAATGGATGAACTGACATTTTTGCGAGAATCAAAACAGCCTCTTGAGTATCCTTCTTGCGGCAGTGTCTTTAAAAGACCTCCAGGCTACTTTGCAGGGAAACTGATACAGGACAGCAATCTTCAAGGAACAAAAATAGGCGGAGCGCAAGTTTCCACAAAGCACGCAGGCTTTATTGTCAATGTGGATAATGCAACTGCTGATGATTATATTTCTCTTATCAAACATGTTCAAAAGACAGTCAAAGAGAATTATGATGTTAACTTAGAAACAGAAGTTAGAATCATTGGGGAAGACAAATAA
- a CDS encoding VanZ family protein: MYIPKKIILLTFLALLFIIWIQTDIELTLNFPIILLMLVPVWIYYRIYRSKKKQFVAAKREWIVNIFFLYLLMVMYVTLNPFHFTPPGNRENINLIPYVQILYQYENKPPIFWMLYTLGNIIMFIPFGMLFPAIYRRRFKWLATVFLGAVTSLIIEVTQYFFTVNRAADIDDFILNVIGSMLGYILFKIHQKFTTKYPPKIPVIQVINKK; this comes from the coding sequence GTGTACATACCGAAAAAGATTATTTTACTCACTTTTCTGGCCCTGTTATTTATTATTTGGATTCAGACAGATATCGAATTAACGCTCAATTTCCCAATAATCCTGCTAATGCTGGTGCCAGTTTGGATTTATTACAGAATATATCGCTCAAAGAAAAAGCAATTTGTTGCCGCAAAAAGAGAATGGATCGTCAATATCTTTTTTCTCTACTTATTAATGGTTATGTATGTGACATTGAATCCGTTCCATTTCACTCCACCCGGTAATAGAGAGAATATTAACTTGATTCCGTATGTGCAGATTCTTTATCAATATGAAAATAAGCCTCCAATATTTTGGATGCTTTATACACTTGGCAATATTATCATGTTTATTCCTTTTGGCATGCTGTTCCCGGCTATTTACCGCAGACGCTTCAAATGGCTTGCAACTGTATTTCTCGGGGCTGTTACTTCGCTTATCATTGAGGTTACACAATACTTCTTTACCGTAAACCGGGCTGCAGATATAGATGACTTTATTTTAAATGTTATAGGCAGTATGTTAGGATATATCCTATTTAAGATTCACCAAAAATTCACAACTAAGTATCCGCCGAAAATCCCTGTCATTCAAGTGATCAATAAAAAATAA